Within Bremerella sp. JC817, the genomic segment ATCGCCGACGACGACTCCGTCAGCTCGACGGCAGAGGGGATCGAAAACGGTCGAAATGTTGACCGTCTCGGCCATAAAGTTGACCGATCCATCTCCCATACAGACCTGAACACCGCCAGGGTGCAAGCTGGATACACCCTTTCCTTGATTTTGAGACGAGCCAATTGCGTAGAAGTCGCGATTAATCCCGAAGGAACTCCGGGCCAAACAGCGAGCCGCCGCATAGTCGGAGTTATAATTCTGA encodes:
- a CDS encoding DUF1559 domain-containing protein yields the protein LHHFPLLVGEQNLTLSSHRRTPFDGRCNANRCLAQAYNVRVLKQLLGNGRQNYNSDYAAARCLARSSFGINRDFYAIGSSQNQGKGVSSLHPGGVQVCMGDGSVNFMAETVNISTVFDPLCRRADGVVVGDY